From Candidatus Polarisedimenticolaceae bacterium, a single genomic window includes:
- a CDS encoding trehalose-6-phosphate synthase: MAEGLVVVSNRLPYDIGREPGRGAPKRNVGGLVNAIEPVLAERGGKWVGWDGAMLPSAAAVAQSWARPRSTRLASGVVLCGVPLSERDVARYYHGASNRALWPLFHDFPGKTVLEPEDWVAYREVNRRFAEATLRYARPGERIWVHDFHLMLVPRLLRELGFGGRVDFFLHIPFPPAEIFRVLPWREEVLRGLLGANTIVFQVGRYKRNFVESARSLGVVAPDDEIRGPITLEHEEGSTRASAEPIGIDAADFVRLAEDPEVKARSVQIRRAYGPRPILFGGERLDYTKGILERFLAVERMLRTNPSKAGTFAFLQVVVPGRHQVEEYRQMKREIDRQVGRINGEWGGEGWVPIHYRARALDRPELVAHYLAASVVLVTPLRDGMNLVAPEFVASRRDGDGVLVLSEFAGVSEHLPGALAVNPNDVEAFATTLVRALSMPERERRERMDRMRPFVEANPATAWAERCLALPPGGAVRAERAG, encoded by the coding sequence GTGGCCGAGGGACTGGTCGTCGTCAGCAATCGGCTGCCCTACGACATCGGTCGCGAGCCGGGGCGCGGAGCGCCCAAACGCAACGTCGGCGGTCTGGTCAACGCGATCGAGCCGGTGCTCGCGGAGCGCGGCGGGAAGTGGGTGGGCTGGGACGGCGCGATGCTCCCCTCCGCAGCCGCGGTGGCGCAGAGCTGGGCGAGGCCTCGCTCGACGCGTCTCGCGTCGGGCGTCGTGTTGTGCGGAGTGCCGCTGAGCGAGCGGGACGTCGCGCGGTACTACCACGGCGCCTCCAACCGCGCGTTGTGGCCTCTCTTCCACGACTTCCCCGGGAAAACCGTCCTCGAGCCGGAGGACTGGGTCGCCTATCGCGAGGTCAACCGGCGCTTCGCCGAGGCGACGCTTCGTTACGCGCGCCCGGGCGAGCGCATCTGGGTCCACGACTTCCATCTCATGCTGGTGCCGCGCCTGCTGCGCGAGCTCGGCTTTGGCGGGCGCGTCGATTTCTTCCTGCACATCCCCTTCCCGCCGGCGGAGATCTTCCGCGTCCTGCCTTGGCGCGAGGAGGTTCTCCGGGGACTGCTCGGCGCGAACACGATCGTGTTCCAGGTCGGGCGGTACAAACGGAACTTCGTCGAGTCCGCCCGCTCGCTCGGGGTCGTCGCCCCGGACGACGAGATCCGCGGGCCGATCACCCTCGAGCACGAGGAGGGCTCGACGCGCGCTTCGGCGGAACCGATCGGGATCGACGCGGCGGACTTCGTGCGGCTCGCGGAGGATCCGGAGGTGAAGGCCCGCTCCGTGCAGATCCGCCGCGCCTACGGCCCGCGTCCGATCCTCTTCGGCGGCGAGCGGCTCGACTACACCAAGGGGATCCTCGAGCGGTTCCTCGCCGTCGAGCGGATGCTCCGGACCAACCCGTCCAAAGCCGGGACCTTCGCCTTCCTCCAGGTCGTCGTGCCCGGCCGCCACCAGGTCGAGGAATACCGCCAGATGAAGCGGGAGATCGACCGCCAGGTCGGCCGGATCAACGGCGAGTGGGGAGGGGAGGGGTGGGTTCCGATCCACTACCGCGCCCGGGCGCTCGACCGTCCCGAGCTCGTCGCGCATTACCTCGCGGCGTCGGTCGTGCTCGTGACCCCCCTGCGCGACGGGATGAACCTCGTCGCCCCCGAATTCGTGGCGTCGCGGCGGGACGGGGACGGCGTGCTCGTCCTCAGCGAGTTCGCGGGGGTGTCCGAGCATCTTCCGGGGGCGCTCGCCGTGAACCCGAACGACGTCGAGGCCTTCGCGACGACCCTCGTCCGCGCGCTCTCGATGCCCGAGCGCGAGCGGCGCGAGCGGATGGACCGGATGCGCCCCTTCGTGGAGGCCAACCCCGCGACGGCATGGGCGGAACGTTGCCTCGCGCTCCCCCCCGGGGGGGCGGTCCGGGCGGAGCGCGCGGGGTGA